A window of the Bdellovibrio sp. ZAP7 genome harbors these coding sequences:
- a CDS encoding transglycosylase domain-containing protein: MRSVKFTVTFFLVGSLFLAAAMSFFALIEYRRVSKNLDRAMAFKPHPYVSYAQLPPVLVKIINDVEYPQSAMCHEWSGLERAFSDTPQLHPDCALTWELIKILMPAGNQGSFIKMYEDQLAFIRLFLKYSYNDQIEQLINRYPFGMIEGKEMSGYQNASPYYFKKNLQELNLEQLAGLVIIGRNPPYFTPWEGNKMYLRQRTFLLNVIRPPDSPAY, from the coding sequence ATGAGATCAGTTAAGTTCACGGTGACATTTTTTTTAGTCGGTTCCCTGTTTCTGGCGGCAGCAATGTCCTTTTTTGCGCTGATAGAATACCGTCGAGTCAGTAAAAATTTAGACCGCGCTATGGCATTCAAGCCTCATCCCTATGTCTCTTATGCCCAATTGCCTCCAGTTCTCGTAAAAATTATCAATGATGTGGAATACCCTCAGTCCGCGATGTGCCATGAATGGTCGGGACTCGAGCGCGCTTTTTCAGACACTCCTCAATTGCACCCGGACTGTGCCCTGACCTGGGAGTTAATCAAAATTCTGATGCCGGCAGGTAATCAGGGAAGCTTCATCAAAATGTATGAAGATCAATTGGCTTTCATACGCTTATTTTTAAAGTACAGCTATAACGATCAGATTGAACAATTGATCAATCGTTATCCCTTTGGAATGATTGAAGGTAAGGAAATGAGTGGTTATCAAAACGCCAGCCCTTATTATTTCAAAAAGAATCTGCAAGAGTTGAATTTAGAGCAACTTGCAGGCTTGGTTATTATCGGGCGCAATCCCCCATACTTCACTCCTTGGGAAGGCAATAAAATGTACCTGCGCCAAAGAACATTCCTTTTAAATGTCATTCGTCCACCAGACTCACCCGCGTACTGA
- a CDS encoding DUF5985 family protein: MSADILKQFIYGAVMMASFTSGVFFLKFWRKTRDRFFMLFAAAFLILAAERWFFIFLPNSDEENAWIFSMRLLAFLLIIGAVIDKNRE, from the coding sequence ATGAGTGCAGATATTTTGAAGCAATTTATTTATGGTGCGGTGATGATGGCTTCTTTCACTTCGGGTGTTTTCTTTTTAAAATTTTGGAGAAAAACCCGAGATCGTTTCTTTATGCTTTTTGCGGCAGCCTTTCTGATCCTGGCGGCGGAACGTTGGTTTTTTATTTTTCTGCCGAACTCGGATGAAGAAAACGCGTGGATCTTTTCAATGAGGCTGTTGGCGTTTCTTTTGATTATCGGTGCAGTGATTGATAAGAATCGCGAGTAA
- a CDS encoding LA_2272 family surface repeat-containing protein codes for MKKNILLSLIFTIVCSASASFAAVTPISVAIAPPVQFPPQDFSITGIRLSALWGHHRDVYGLDFGVLGNITDQDFVGIGIAGGFNATYGSTNIIGLQLAGLGNYNQQKTNVVGLQAALISNINVAESNVYGVQLAVTNLSTNTSVYGAQLGVYNRAKSVYGIQLGLVNITDNLHGLQIGLVNFNNTGVFKVSPILNVGF; via the coding sequence ATGAAAAAAAATATCCTTCTTTCCCTCATTTTCACTATCGTTTGTTCTGCCTCTGCAAGCTTTGCAGCAGTCACACCGATTTCCGTGGCTATTGCTCCACCCGTTCAATTTCCTCCTCAGGACTTCTCCATTACCGGGATTCGTTTGAGTGCTCTGTGGGGCCACCATCGTGATGTTTATGGTTTGGATTTTGGTGTCCTGGGCAATATCACTGATCAAGACTTCGTGGGTATTGGTATCGCAGGTGGATTCAATGCCACTTATGGTTCCACAAATATCATAGGTCTCCAGTTGGCAGGATTGGGTAACTACAATCAACAAAAGACAAATGTCGTAGGTTTGCAGGCCGCTCTCATCAGTAACATCAACGTCGCTGAAAGCAATGTCTATGGTGTGCAGTTAGCGGTAACGAACTTAAGCACGAATACGTCTGTATATGGCGCTCAGCTGGGCGTATATAATCGTGCTAAATCAGTTTACGGGATTCAGTTGGGGTTGGTAAATATCACTGACAACCTTCATGGCTTGCAAATTGGTCTAGTTAATTTCAATAACACCGGCGTTTTCAAAGTTTCTCCGATCCTCAATGTAGGTTTCTAA
- a CDS encoding response regulator, protein MKTVDVLIVDDRMDGLLALQAVLSMPQVNLVKAQSGPEALSLLDGYEFAVILLDVQMPGMDGFETARQIRQDSKNRQTPIIFVTAINKDDQYIYRGYEAGAVDYIFKPFEPSIVRAKVNVFVELFIKSKQLEEQAELIRESETRERYLRLAELEVENLRRYRSLADAIPHIIWRAKADGTFDYFNKGWTDYTGLTIEQSLGSGWQSVAVEEDLREFLKTWMMAMSDGRSFETECRMVNKEGEARWFWVRAVSETNFLGQVVAWIGTCTDIHDRKKIELKLIEAEQKANAASVSKTNFLANMSHEIRTPMNAILGFTELMLDEEQTAEERHKWIHTVQRNGDQLLKIIDEILDISKVESGRLQIEKVDVDVEGVLEDIRSLLRLQALDKALDFRIDLDTHIPKIITSDPTRLRQILLNLIGNAIKFTSAGHVHVDVEWKPRGSLDLHSKMQFYISDSGVGINPAHANHLFQPFVQEDSATTRNFGGTGLGLALSRQLARAMGGDVTLVSSVPGQGSTFLVEVNADPVDGTIFVESLSSEVPQNDKEALYKERKKLSGMKILLVEDVEDNQALIAHFLGAVGASVDFADNGREGVESALKNEYDAVLMDIQMPIMDGYEATRRLRAQGYDKPIIALTAHALKEETVKSMNAGCTCHLSKPVNFNQLIEVLANIHRDRGHREDHCAI, encoded by the coding sequence ATGAAAACAGTGGATGTTCTTATTGTCGACGATCGCATGGATGGATTGCTTGCGTTGCAAGCAGTTCTGAGTATGCCCCAAGTAAATCTGGTGAAAGCGCAATCAGGCCCAGAGGCTTTGTCGCTTCTGGATGGTTACGAGTTCGCGGTGATTCTTTTGGATGTGCAAATGCCGGGGATGGATGGCTTTGAAACCGCCCGCCAGATTCGTCAAGACTCTAAAAATCGCCAAACTCCGATTATTTTTGTCACCGCGATCAATAAAGATGATCAATATATTTATCGCGGTTACGAAGCCGGTGCTGTGGATTATATTTTTAAACCCTTTGAGCCCAGTATTGTTCGCGCCAAGGTGAATGTCTTCGTTGAACTGTTCATAAAATCGAAACAGCTTGAAGAACAGGCTGAATTGATTCGCGAAAGTGAAACGCGTGAGCGTTATTTACGCCTGGCTGAATTGGAAGTCGAAAACTTGCGTCGTTACCGTAGTCTTGCAGATGCGATTCCTCATATTATCTGGCGCGCTAAGGCTGATGGGACTTTTGATTATTTTAACAAAGGCTGGACCGATTACACGGGGCTGACAATTGAACAAAGTCTGGGAAGTGGTTGGCAAAGTGTGGCCGTCGAAGAAGACTTACGTGAATTCTTAAAAACTTGGATGATGGCGATGAGTGACGGTCGTTCCTTTGAAACCGAGTGTCGCATGGTCAATAAAGAGGGCGAGGCGCGTTGGTTCTGGGTTCGCGCCGTTTCTGAAACTAATTTCTTGGGCCAGGTGGTTGCCTGGATTGGTACTTGTACCGATATTCACGATCGCAAAAAAATTGAATTGAAGCTGATCGAGGCTGAGCAGAAAGCCAATGCAGCGAGCGTTTCGAAAACTAATTTCCTGGCAAATATGAGTCATGAAATTCGCACTCCTATGAATGCTATCTTGGGATTTACGGAGTTGATGCTGGATGAAGAGCAAACAGCTGAAGAACGACATAAATGGATTCACACAGTGCAAAGAAATGGTGATCAGCTTTTAAAAATTATCGATGAAATTCTGGATATTTCGAAAGTGGAATCTGGTCGCTTGCAAATCGAGAAAGTCGATGTGGACGTCGAAGGTGTCCTGGAAGATATTCGCTCCCTTTTAAGATTGCAGGCCCTGGATAAGGCTTTGGATTTCAGAATTGATTTGGATACGCACATTCCTAAAATAATCACTTCCGATCCAACAAGGCTGCGCCAGATTCTGCTAAACTTAATTGGCAATGCCATCAAGTTCACCAGTGCAGGACACGTTCACGTGGACGTGGAGTGGAAGCCGCGTGGTTCTCTGGATCTGCACAGTAAAATGCAGTTTTATATTTCAGACTCAGGGGTGGGAATCAATCCTGCTCATGCAAATCACTTATTCCAGCCGTTCGTGCAAGAAGACAGTGCGACGACCCGTAACTTCGGAGGCACCGGCTTGGGGTTGGCCTTGTCTCGCCAGTTGGCGCGAGCTATGGGGGGCGATGTCACACTAGTCAGTAGTGTTCCTGGTCAGGGCAGTACCTTTTTGGTTGAAGTGAATGCCGACCCTGTCGATGGAACTATTTTTGTCGAGTCTTTAAGTTCAGAAGTTCCTCAGAATGACAAAGAGGCTCTTTATAAAGAGCGCAAAAAGCTTTCGGGTATGAAGATCTTGTTAGTGGAGGACGTCGAGGACAATCAAGCGCTTATCGCTCATTTCTTGGGAGCGGTGGGAGCGAGTGTCGATTTTGCTGACAATGGACGAGAGGGAGTCGAATCTGCACTTAAAAATGAATACGATGCTGTCCTGATGGATATCCAAATGCCCATTATGGATGGATACGAAGCCACGCGAAGATTGCGTGCGCAAGGGTATGATAAGCCGATCATTGCTTTGACGGCACACGCACTTAAGGAGGAGACGGTGAAAAGTATGAATGCGGGATGTACATGTCATTTGTCCAAGCCTGTGAATTTTAATCAGTTAATCGAAGTTCTAGCGAACATTCATCGGGACAGAGGGCACCGGGAGGATCATTGTGCCATTTGA
- a CDS encoding DUF5985 family protein, with amino-acid sequence MAFYVYLLCSITSFGCALCLGRAYFRSKTRLLFWSSICFVGVALNNILLSVDFMLGPAYDLSLFRAWIILLGMLAMVYGLIWDTV; translated from the coding sequence GTGGCGTTCTATGTTTATTTATTGTGTTCGATCACCAGCTTCGGCTGCGCCCTTTGTTTAGGTCGGGCTTACTTCCGTAGTAAGACCCGATTGCTTTTTTGGAGCAGCATTTGTTTTGTCGGTGTAGCTCTGAATAATATCCTATTGTCAGTGGATTTTATGCTGGGGCCAGCCTATGATCTGTCGCTCTTTCGCGCCTGGATTATTCTTCTTGGAATGTTAGCCATGGTTTACGGCCTTATTTGGGATACGGTGTAA
- a CDS encoding GNAT family N-acetyltransferase: MKTLRLNLRRFNLNDFANMRELEANPDVMCNSPHRFPLPDEKIQERLQAMIDNEASRAPLGIWAAELADGSDFVGWLMLLQRDLPFVELGFMIVQRHWGQGYTAEACQRLIHLALVELNYPGLSAVTDAKNTQSIRVLEKSGFAFVKQYSQLDKVLQKEVLLNLYELTRDSYQSLHR, translated from the coding sequence ATGAAAACTCTCCGGTTAAATCTTCGCCGATTCAATTTAAATGATTTCGCTAACATGCGGGAGCTGGAAGCAAATCCCGATGTGATGTGCAACAGCCCTCACCGCTTTCCACTACCTGATGAAAAAATCCAGGAACGGCTGCAAGCGATGATCGATAATGAAGCCTCTCGCGCTCCGCTAGGCATCTGGGCCGCGGAACTGGCTGACGGTTCTGACTTTGTGGGTTGGTTGATGCTTCTGCAACGGGATCTGCCGTTCGTGGAGCTGGGGTTTATGATCGTGCAAAGACATTGGGGCCAAGGTTATACGGCCGAGGCCTGCCAAAGACTGATTCACCTGGCACTGGTGGAGTTGAACTATCCAGGTCTTAGTGCTGTCACGGATGCTAAAAATACTCAATCCATCCGTGTTCTGGAAAAATCAGGCTTTGCCTTTGTAAAGCAGTACTCGCAGCTAGACAAAGTCTTACAAAAAGAGGTGCTTTTAAACCTCTACGAGCTTACTCGCGATTCTTATCAATCACTGCACCGATAA
- a CDS encoding helix-turn-helix domain-containing protein produces MNFKKRKFNCPAELTATLLQGKWKVILLYNLRKAPKRFGELRRLTPGITQATLTKQLKELENSGIVKRSVLGKDKLSGVEYELTNVGAELKPVLYAMIRWGLAHQKDYVAGSFVMLGT; encoded by the coding sequence ATGAATTTTAAAAAGAGAAAATTTAATTGCCCTGCGGAATTAACGGCGACGTTGCTTCAGGGAAAGTGGAAAGTCATTTTGTTGTACAACCTGCGAAAAGCGCCCAAAAGATTCGGTGAACTTCGCCGCCTGACTCCGGGAATTACTCAAGCAACTTTAACGAAGCAGCTGAAAGAGCTGGAAAACTCTGGCATTGTGAAGCGTTCTGTTCTGGGGAAAGACAAACTCTCTGGTGTGGAATATGAATTAACCAATGTCGGAGCGGAATTAAAGCCAGTCCTGTATGCGATGATTCGCTGGGGGCTGGCTCACCAAAAGGACTATGTCGCTGGATCTTTTGTAATGCTGGGAACTTAG
- a CDS encoding GNAT family N-acetyltransferase produces the protein MSKFSTTIYKPEYHQAFVDLNRQWIEHYFRLETMDLLQLNQAKESILDIGGEIFFILDQDQAVATCALVPHGKNSFELAKMAVSPKYKGQGLGDLLMETAIAWARQKGAAEISLLSNTILEPAISLYKKHGFQTVHLGAHPDYERCNIEMKLCLE, from the coding sequence ATGTCAAAATTTTCCACCACTATTTATAAACCGGAATACCACCAAGCCTTCGTCGACTTGAATAGGCAATGGATTGAACACTATTTTCGCCTAGAAACCATGGATCTGCTGCAACTGAATCAAGCGAAAGAAAGTATTTTAGATATCGGTGGAGAGATTTTCTTTATTCTTGATCAGGATCAGGCCGTCGCAACTTGCGCTCTTGTTCCACACGGTAAGAATTCCTTTGAACTTGCGAAGATGGCAGTTTCTCCAAAATATAAAGGTCAAGGTTTGGGAGATTTATTAATGGAGACCGCGATCGCGTGGGCTCGTCAGAAAGGAGCGGCAGAAATCAGTCTGCTGTCGAATACTATTCTTGAACCAGCGATTTCACTATACAAAAAGCACGGCTTTCAAACAGTGCATTTGGGCGCCCATCCTGATTATGAGAGATGCAATATTGAAATGAAACTTTGCCTCGAGTAA